GGATTGAAATAGGCCTGCTGAGAGACCTTGCGATATTCCTTTGAGGTTAAAATCAGACCATAGTGGGATTGAAATAGCTCTACACACGTGGCGATGACTTTTGGAAATACATGTTAAAATCAGACCATAGTGGGATTGAAATGATCAGAACGGATGGGCAATAGACCATTATGAAGTAGTTAAAATCAGACCATAGTGGGATTGAAATGCAAGGAAGAAGAATAAATATAGAAATAATAGAGGGTAAAATCAGGCAATTCATTCAACCCATTTTATAATTTTACTCCAGTCAAGGTTTTTGTATCTGCTACTCCCTCTACCCTCCTGATTTTATTTACTACGATCTTTTCCATTTCGTCGAGGTCTTCTGCTTTTATCTTTGCTATAAAATCGTATTCGCCAAATAAGGGGTACAATTCCAGTATCCCTCCAATTTTTAATAGTTCATCATAAACTTCATGCTCCTTTGCAGGTATGGTAGAGATAAGGACAAATCCTGTTATCATAACAATATAAAGGAATTATTGGTTATTAAATTTTTTATTGCTGCCATATGACAACCCGTCACCATTATATTTATATGGCATTGTATATTTCAGTTAGGAGATTTCATGTACTATATGATAAAAATAGAAAATACAATCCGCGTCCCCCCCCAATACATTAGGAAAAATTTGGAAGAAGTGAGCAATAAGATAGTTCAGGAAACTTTTGAGGGAACAATGGACAAAAAACACGGCCTTATTCTAATTACAAAAAATGTTAAACGTGTGGGAGAGGGAATGATAATACATGGAGATGGTGCAATCTATCAGGAAGTAATATTTGATGCCCTTACATTTAAGCCGGAATTGCATGAGGTTGTGGATTGCATTATATGCGATGTCGTCGAATTTGGCGCTTTCTGCCATATAGGCCCTCTTGACGCCCTCATCCATAAAAGTCAGATAATGGATGACCATATCGTGATAGATGTAGACAATAAAAGAATGGAAGGAAGACAAACAAAAAAATTTCTGAAAGTCGGAGACAAGGTACGGGCCAGGATAGTGACCATATCTTTGAACGAGATGAACCCAAGAGAAAGTAAGATTGGTTTAACAATGAGACAGCCTGGCACGGGTAAAGAAGAATGGAAGGAAAAGAAGGAGGAAAAATGAGAGCGTGCAAGAAATGTCATTTACTGACTGACAAAAACATATGTTCTTTCTGTGGCTCTCCGACTTCCGAGCACTGGCAGGGTTATACAGTTATTATAGACCCTCAAAGGTCAAGAATTGCACAGAAAATGGGCATAAAAATGCCGGGAAGATATGCGCTGAAGGTCAGATGATGTACACGCTGATGGATAACAAAAGAAATGAATTGCGTAAGATTATGGGCGAGCTGATAACCGAAGATGATATTGACAAGAAAGAAATGAAGGGAAAAATAGTCTCGGTTGGAGATATGGTTACAGCGACATTAAAAAAGCATGGCATAGAGCCCGATATTTCTATTGTAGATTACAAGATAGAGCGAAAGAAGTGCGGGCATGAACTCAAAAATATTATAAGGGAAGGAAATGAGAAAGTAAAAAAAGTTCGCAACCCTCAAAAGAAAATAACCGACGATCTGTGGAATGCCATCGAAGAGGCATATGCCCGTAACGAAAAAGTCAGGATAGAAGTTGAGGGGGAGGACGACCTTGCGGCGTTGCCGGCAATATGCCTTGCCCCTCCAGATACGACGGTTATGTATGGCCTGCCGTCACGGGGCATTGTTTTTGTTGAAGTCGGCGATGATGAAAGAAAGAAAGTTTGGAGTTTCTTAAAGAAAATGGAGGAATAAAATGGAAATAGAGATTGTATCAAGGAAAGAGAACAAAATTCTAGAAAGAGAGGAACTGCTCTTTAGAATAAAATATGAAGGAAAGACCCCGTCCAGAAACAAAGTCGGAGAGCAACTGGGCAGTATGCTGGGCGGAAAAAGAGTGATTATCCTGGAATACATAAAACCAGTTTACGGCATCACCGAGGCAAATGGATATGCCAGGGTATACTCATCCGAGGAAAAAGCAAGAGAAATGGAAGCAAAACATATCATAGAAAGAAACCTCAAAAAGAAAGGTGCTGAAAAAGAGAAACAGCCGGCTGAAGAAAAACCTGTAGAAGGAAAAAAGGAGGGAGAGAAAAATGGATAAAAGGGAACTATACGAGATTAAGGATAATAAACTCGTGAGAAAAAGAAAGACATGCCCAAAATGCGGTGATGGAGTATTCATGGCAGAACATGCTGATCGTTTCAACTGCGGAAAGTGTGGGTACACCGAATTCAAGAAGTAATA
This Candidatus Thermoplasmatota archaeon DNA region includes the following protein-coding sequences:
- a CDS encoding Lrp/AsnC ligand binding domain-containing protein: MITGFVLISTIPAKEHEVYDELLKIGGILELYPLFGEYDFIAKIKAEDLDEMEKIVVNKIRRVEGVADTKTLTGVKL
- a CDS encoding DNA-directed RNA polymerase, whose amino-acid sequence is MYYMIKIENTIRVPPQYIRKNLEEVSNKIVQETFEGTMDKKHGLILITKNVKRVGEGMIIHGDGAIYQEVIFDALTFKPELHEVVDCIICDVVEFGAFCHIGPLDALIHKSQIMDDHIVIDVDNKRMEGRQTKKFLKVGDKVRARIVTISLNEMNPRESKIGLTMRQPGTGKEEWKEKKEEK
- the spt4 gene encoding transcription elongation factor subunit Spt4, which encodes MRACKKCHLLTDKNICSFCGSPTSEHWQGYTVIIDPQRSRIAQKMGIKMPGRYALKVR
- a CDS encoding DUF359 domain-containing protein, which produces MMYTLMDNKRNELRKIMGELITEDDIDKKEMKGKIVSVGDMVTATLKKHGIEPDISIVDYKIERKKCGHELKNIIREGNEKVKKVRNPQKKITDDLWNAIEEAYARNEKVRIEVEGEDDLAALPAICLAPPDTTVMYGLPSRGIVFVEVGDDERKKVWSFLKKMEE
- a CDS encoding 30S ribosomal protein S24e, translated to MEIEIVSRKENKILEREELLFRIKYEGKTPSRNKVGEQLGSMLGGKRVIILEYIKPVYGITEANGYARVYSSEEKAREMEAKHIIERNLKKKGAEKEKQPAEEKPVEGKKEGEKNG
- a CDS encoding 30S ribosomal protein S27ae; this encodes MDKRELYEIKDNKLVRKRKTCPKCGDGVFMAEHADRFNCGKCGYTEFKK